The stretch of DNA TTTGCTGCTACCGCCCAGCAGCAACAGAGACGTGAGGTCTGTAATGgaagaaaatttgaatatacTGCAGCTTGCTTCCTTGACTCTTGGAACCTCTCAACGACTGTTGTTGCAGCGTCGCCGAAGAGGCCTGCGGGGGAGATGTTGGCATCAAGGAGAAAACTCTTATCATGCTCCTTGATGCCAGACAGATTAAGCCACAGATGCCTCTCTGTGGCCACCATGGCTGCCATAGGCCGGCCGATGGATTTGGCCGTTTCCTTGGTATGCTTGCAACACTGACATCGTATGCAAGCATGAcgcagcctgacctgctgccgaatAAGCTTTGCCCACCAGCGCTGATGTGGTTCGAACTGGCTTGGTGGGCAGCGTCGGGGCTTTAAGGGACGATGCTGTTTCAGGCGAGAGATAACTGGCACGCATCCCATCGACCTTGGGCATCGCCCCATAACCATACGTTTTGCCTCCTAATATATTAGAGTAATTCGAAGTGGCAGGGAAATACACTCTGAGACCAGCTTATTCCATGACTTCGACACCTCAGTGTGGACGTCATGAAAAAATGGTAAGCCCCAGCACGGAGGTTGTGCACTAGAAGGGAGAAATCTTTCATCTAGCAGGCTTCTCTGACGAACTTCATGTGTCTCGGCTGGCCATTCAATGTTGAACTTGGCAACAGCATGAGTTGTAACCTCCATAAGCTCCTCATAAGCTGGGGTGTGGGGTGGCGAATCCTCCACAACCCCAGGATCCATGCTCACCACATCCAGTTCCTCAGAACCAGACAGGTGAAGCACAGGTGCTTTCCCAGGGATGGAAGAAACCGCAGTGCAGGCTTCCAAATCCCGAGAAAAAGCACTGGATCTAGAGGGTTATGGTGTGCATCCCCACCCGGAATGTAACGAGGGCAGGGAGGAACACAAGATTTAAACTATTTGCTCTCCATAATAGTGCTTGATGCAACAATAGgcagacaacaataaataagacaGTCACACAGATCGCTTACTACAGACACAGAAGCTGACACTGTTTAGTCTGGGTAtactttatagtttcctggtcaatgacgtcacccgcctttGACGTTCTGTCACTCCATTGGACTGTTTTTACACATGCTTCACGACAcattcacgcagaggcgttcccacagCGTCAAAACTATGATGTAGCAcaagttcccatgaaagggaactctTACTTTTTAAGGGGGTAAAAACCCTAATGATTTTATCAGTCTGTTTGTACACCATGTAGTGTAACCATACAAGTTTAACCATTCAAAATTGCCTTTTCTGAGTCaatttctttataaaaacaccactatgaatcaaacaacacaCATTTTGTGAATACGCATACAATGTGCATCAGTAAGATAAATGAAAAATCTTATCTGTACTGATAAAGACAATGATCCTTGTTTAATTCAGTATACATAGaacaaacacaactgaacaCACAAACTGACGTGAAGATAAGTGTCTTTTTCCGCTTTAGAGTCCTTGATGCAATTGTCCAGATacagaaaaattgataattgaTAATCCAGTTTGTGGCGTTATCCAAGGATCCACAAAGGAGCCATAAACCATATCAGGTTTCTCAACCAGGATTGTGATCATGGTTTGGAGTAGTAAGTCATGCCTCCAAATTAGTGATAGGCGATTTCgaagcatgtatcaaactgccaaagtcacatgattttagtaaatgaggctttgttatgtcatgaTGTTGcaaattttttcaaaatttaaatggttcaccactgggggagATCTCTGTGAAACCATGAATCATGCAGATTCACTGAGATCGCCACCCAGTGGTGAAATATTGAAGTGTCTATgggttttacctgatctctgatcagttttattcatttttgtagaCGTTTTAATTAACCATTACTataatttaaaggaataataGTAGTTACCCTTTGACgtgtacgatcacaccggtgtgatcagtCTTGGCTGGCTCCAGgagcgtacgatcacaccggtgtgattagaacgttcagcgcctcacgtgatcaactgccaaattcaaatgtgcttgcgCTTTGGCTGGCGCTAAACCAAAGACGGAAGCGCGGAGCGCTTTCATATATCACATATATGCAGTTTTCAaccaaataatatttattttaggtttcagacatttaaatatgcatgaGTACTAACAAAACAGTATATTTAGAGTTTGTATAATACACAATGATGTCTATAGAAGCGGAAGTAACAAccctttccattataattagacaACACGttttcatatcagatacacattgtgaaagcaactttaaagtttactctattcttcccgAGTTCACCGactcacttactttcatgtatttcgggagaagtggatgaattcacgagttgtaaatccaacagatccgattctctgtgcggcgcaaactaacatggcggcaCCCAACGCGAtcgttataaaggtgtttaaacagcaaaacacatccacttgcacatatttgacaattggaatatcagatatttcatgctatagctaacaaatttgtgaatattttgaataaaaaaggaaaaattaagtaaaagcAGATCAGCAGTCACAGCGCTGTGGTGTGTTATGTGACAAGCAATGACgtgtcaccatggaaacaataaagtgatacgttctaaataacggtcgccttaaaaaaTTCACGTTGGGgggtcagccagaatattttaaacttacgtaCGAAAGGGTTAATTgtctcttattggcctgtttagGTGAGCCATCTATGAAACAAATCAAACAAGCCCTGAcaattgataaaagaacacattaCACAGAAACATgatatttaatcttattagatgattagttaatggcatttgatagattttactttcaataaaacattttcaatgggtttgtaaaaggtgtttttatgcatgtttggcataacatttttgctgcatttatactgttctgaccagcaggggtcatCAATATGTGGTATTCCGAAcgcttcgaaacagtgaattattttgcgaagcaattggttcaattgatttTAAGCTTTGAAAAGCTTAGTTTCTCCCATCACTTCTGCTAACTACAGTAACAAGGCTGACTTCTACTGCCCACACCTGTTTATACCTGAGAGTGTTGCTCACTGGTGCCCTCTCAGGGTGGGTAATAGAATTACAGAGGATAAATTGCACGTAACTGACATTAAACTGTTACAGGGTGTTGCACTCAACAATGGCGGCTGATCTGAAAGCGTATGcgacaaagatggcaatatccgaaATCCTTGTGGGTGTATTTTTTgttccccatgaggaaaacagcttacaAATCATACAgagtgatttctttttttttttttaaatataaaaatgcagaaagttttctgtgatgggtaggtttaagagaaggtttagggttaggagttagaatatacagtttgtgaAGTAAACTAAAtgtatagtaaaataaatactaaatatataGTACAACAAATAATATTGATTTTTCGTTCATTCTGTCACAAATGTGTCTGTAAATGGTGGagctaaataatataaaactatttcttttgtgtttctcttcCCATTATTGCTTTTTTAGTGTTTCTCTCTGGATGTAGAAGAATGATGTAGCACTTTGGGGCAAATATGGCCACCAGTAATCCAAAACTTGAAGACAGAATGGCAAAACTCTCCACAGCCACTGCATATTTTCCTGGTGAGCTCACATATGTTGGAACAAATGCAATCCATACAGCACAGAAGATTAGCATGCTGAAAGTGATGAACTTTGCTTCATTAAAATTATCTGGAAGATTTCTCGCCAGGAAGGCTAAAAGGAAGCTTACTACTGCCAACAGTCCAATGTATCCTAGCAGCATAGAAAAACCAGCCACTGAGCCAATAGCACATTCATATACTATTTTAGAGCGGATATACTGGTTGTTTTTATGGGGTGTTGGAGAGGCAGTAGAGAGCCAGACTGCACATATCACAACTTGAAGGGCAGTTAAGACCAGAACTGTGCATCTTTGTTGAACTGCTCCAAACCATTTCATTGCTCCTTTGCCCTCTGGTCGAGATGACTTAAACACAGCTATTACCACTATAGTCTTAACCAGGATGCAGGAGATACACAGGACAAAGCTTATGCCAAACACAGCATGTCTTAACTGACACGTCCACAACTGTGGCTGACCAATGAACAGTAGCACACACAGGAAACACAGTTTGAGTGACACCAGAAGCAGAAAGCTGAGCTCTGAATTGTTGGCTCGTACTATGGGAGTGTTATGGTGATAAGCAAAGACAATCATCACAAGAGCACAGAAGCAGGTGCCAAGCAGAGATGCAGTGGTCAGAGAGATACCCAGAGGATCCTCATAAGACAGAAACTCTACTTCTTTGGGGACACATTGATTCCTATCTGGATTGGACCAGAACTCATCTGGACACAACATGCACTCAACAGCATCTGTAGGTAAggaaaaaaacaaccaaaaacaaaaaacagaaggtaagatttttaagagaaaattaggtaacactttacaataaggtttatttgttaacattagtcaaTGTATTAACCAACATGAACTTACAATGAGCAAttaatttgttactgtatttgttaatctttttcAATGTTaggtaataaaaatacagcatttcaTTGGTTGtccatgttagttcacagtgcattaactaatgttaacaaatacaactcttgattttaaagggggggtctaacgctatttcatgcattctgacttatttacactgttaaagagttacattctcatgctaaacatggccaaagtttcaaaacacgagttggacgtatgacggagtatttctgtggcAAATACACTAGTTCTGGTTTCGGACCAGGtttcagagtgttttttttttagagaatgGCCTTTTATCACGTAATAAAGGGTGtaattccttgtatgggcacttctccctgataagcgtgcacacacacatcaccaaGAGCAAGAGCATGCCCATCAACATGTTTCGTTCGGGTTACAAAAGccaagagatttttcaacaatggctgtgtcccaattcagtgGCTGCACCCTAAGAAGgctgcatttgaaggctgcatacatcatcgaggcagtctcatttaagaaaaataaccattagaatgcaaagtaagaaagaaatcacagtattttacacctcacagtgaatatcagtcaattttattacggttacttttcttaaataagacatcctttatgacgtatgcagccttcaaaatgcgacctccggaggatgcagcctccgaaatgagacacagctccTGTCAATGAGACAAAACACCTgagtgtttttggttgtgagggagagatgacctttttcagcttcccaaagaacccagcgttaagggaacagtggatgaagtttgtttttccggggcagcaacagAGTTGTGCGTGTATGTTTGTTCCTGGaatttcggtgatgaatgctttgtaaacaagtcccagtttgTCGCTGGATTTGCTGATCACGGGTGGTGAgtaactgcatcaaatgtctgtgtttagTTGGCAATCGGCACACAagtacataaaatgtaaacaacacgaacgtttttgttccctttttatgtATAATGATGTCACAGCTTGCAGATgatctctacgcaaaagctgcacacgctcgtgactctttagctctgcccacggtaggcacgcctccaggagctcggctttttttggaaagactcggtacagcgtatctatcttttataaatatgataaaactaaagactttttggagatatgaagggtGCAATAGTACTCTacaggtactcaagattaacatgagattggtagaaactgtgtgtgttacctaccctttaatgtattagtaaatgttgaaacatcaacaaagattaataaatgctgtagaagtgcagttcaatATTAGTTCATGtcaactaatgtagttaactaatgtttactAATGAAccttttgtaaaatgttaccgaAAATGACTACCAAATTATATTGAAATTTTGCCAGCAATCTCCTCGCCTGTTGTATTAGAAATCTCTCCATCTCCACATGGCAGACAGTCAAAACAGCAGACAGGATGGCCCTTCCTCGTGGCTCGTCTGGTTCCTGGGGGGCAGCTCTCACTGCACACAGACTGTGGGGGCTAAAAGAGTCATCATCTGTTATCCATCGTGTTTGTCATCACTTTTACATAATAACAAGCTTggcttttacattattttattctcATTTGTCTCATCTTAGCTTTGAATAGTATTTAGACTTTATATCTgcaaaaattatgacatttaacATTCAAagttaattactttttttgtctCAGAGTTCCAGTAAAATGCATCCTCATCCAGTGTAAGCATCATCCCTGATGTTGCCCCTTCATTTACTACACCGACCTTGTGGAGCCTTATTGACCCATCAGAGCTCGGCTGCCAGTTCAACACATCATAGATGGCCAGAGCATCTCCATTTTTATCAAATGACACATGATCCCCAAAGCCTGTGGTGAAGTTCACTTTTTGTAGGTAGTGAACCAGCTGTACAGTTTGTATATAGGACAGGTGTTATATTTTTATCTGAAATTTGAATTAATATAGAGCACATATTTTGCTTTTCCACATTCAGCTCATCTATATGTCTGGAGAAAATATGCACTATATCTATGGGTCTTACCTGCCAGGGTTTCAGATTTGTGTCAGCACAACTGTTCCCACTGAATGGTCCTCTGCCATCTTCACACTGCATCAGGTCATGAAGTGCATGTGCCAGGGCATAAACTGCTTTATACACATTATAAGATGCTCTCAACCCTGAAACATCAGTGTATGGTGAGTTTGTGGTACTCAGATCCTCCTGTCCTGTACAGACCTTTTTCACTTGCTCTCCTTCTGTCTCTTTATCCCCAGTTTCAAAACTGCACCCAAACATGTTCTCCCAGAAGACCCTCACTATATTATTTCTTTGATCATTGTTGGGACGAAGATGTAACAGAAAGTCATGAAGCCCCTTAATCTCCCCACGTCTGATGGCAATGCCCAGTGTGCCCCCCAGGAAGGGCAGGAAACGTGGTGTGCGAAACACAGGTGAAGTGGCCCAAGCTTCACTTGCAAACCATTGCCTGCTTGTCATGTTCTGCAATAAAGCTTCGTCCATCAAAGGTATCAGTAAGGATGAAGCAGAAAAAACAACCACCACTCTAGCTGTAGAGGCGTGAATCACTCCCATTATACGTTGGATATCTCTGGGGTTATTAACATGGGGCAGTATTTCAGAAAAAGCAACACAATGTCCAAACCGCTGCATTTCCTGCTGGAAGGACTGAGCAGCGTAGATACCGTAGTCATTATCACTGTAGAGAAGACCAACCCAGGTCCATCCAAAATGTCTCAAAATCTGAACCATAGCCCGCACCTGGAAGGCATCACTGGGGATTGTTCGGAAAAAAGAGGGGTACTTTTTCCTGTCACTCAAACAGGAGCAGGTGGCATAGTAGCTAATCTAATTAGAAATGAGGAGCAGagacaaaagacagagaaagatgaacaaatgttATCAGTTCTAAAGCCATTGTATTtacaaatagatttttttgtgaAGCAGGTTTGTGATATTTGCACACAATGTTCTGCTATTATGAATGAAAACATGACATAGTagataatcaaatataaaagtataaaaagactttttttttaacagaaaaaaagttttaaatatcatACCATAGGCAGTCGAAACAGCCCCAGAACACTGGAAATTGCAATAGAATGAGTAGAACCTGGATCACCTATGATTCCAATCACCGGTGGTGGGCCATTGCAGTTGAGGTCAGAGAAGGTCTCCTCTGTCCCACTAACCAGAGCTGTGGCACCACGGAATGCCACTCCAAGCCTTAAACAGTTGTCGTAGATCTGGTAACCAAGTGTGATGTTAGGCAGCAGGTTGGGATTGTTATTAATCTCGTTGATGGCAAAAACCATTGTTAGTGCTTGCTGGAAGCTTGTCATATAGAAGCTAGAGAAgacaatacaaataaaattagatTATTAACTGAAGTAATACTGACAGTAacattagaaaaaataaaataaaatacaagatTAACTGAATTCCATAACAAAATGTCTGTGAGATCGGATTTTGGAATTCtaaatttacaattttttcaTACAAAGTTATATATGCAGTGAATAATTTCAGCCTTGTAACCTTGTCATGTAACATGATATCAGTTTCTTAAACTAAGTCACCATTGACAATGTATATGTAGTTATAAAAAATAGCATTCCATTTTCCAATTATTGCCTTTAAGTGTGCTTCAGTTGGTGTGGTCAAGACTCACAGCTCACAGTGTGGTTGTTTTGGCTCCGTTCTAAAGCTCAGCTCTGGGAATGCTTTAAGGTACTGAACCTCAAACAAACCACCAATGAGAAGGTCTCCATCCTGGTACATCCCATTCAGCCTGAAGTGTCCCTGGAGCTGACAGATACCTGAGCTGGCCATTATGGCTACAGAGATAGAGTTACAAGACAGGAACAAATAAATATGCAGAATTGACCACATCCCTCACCCTTTATCTCGCTATGTACTCTTCCCTCAGCTCACTGATTTATCATAAAGATTGTGTGTGGCACTTATATATGTATAGCAGGCGGTGCCATTGGCCTCTCTGGAAATGAGGACGTCATTTTTGTCATTGTGGGGCCCTCCACCATGTATGACAatcaaaacaaagcaaagaaaaaaaatttattaacaatattgttttctaattattatttgtatgtatCTTGTATGTATCAAAGACAACATTTGGCTCCTTTAAACCAAAACATCAAATGGTCTCAAGattaataatcaaaaacatgattaacaataacaaatacagatttttattcacaaaatggcattcacaaaaaaaaaaaaaaaatatatatatataaatacacaagtaaattcacaaatgaatttaatgttttaaaattaactaTATATGTGTTTGTTGAAAAGTGTATTTGTGAAGAATACCTTTGCAATTGTGAATCTTGTTTTgcaaatttgaattgaattgaatttgtgAATcacattttgtgaatattttcaaTTTATATTCATGAATTCATGATGAATCTGTCTCCATATAAATTCTTGACAAATATTACTAAAGTAGCTGACTTGGTTGACTTCTTGAGACCGCAGGAAACTCAGTTTGATCTCTaacctctttctctttttcctttCAGATTCTTTTGGGATGAGGACATTAAAGTCATCATAATTAAGTCCTTATTTACTGTAATTAATCACTTTTCCTTTGGAAAAAGTACAGTAAGcgattattatcattatttatttttttttttttgtaatagaCTATTgaacaattttatataaaaacaatagtggatttaacatcaaaattgaaCGTCTGATgttaaaatttatgtttttaatttaacattctccctttaaatactttggtcagtCCATGAgtgcaatttattattatttattttaaataattaaaaaagctGGTTGAAattgatatgggatttagaaagtaatttgTAATAAGTGATGCATAACTTTTTAGAGAGAgttagtacagtaatctaattacactgttgaagaattagtagctagtaattaattacttttttagagtaacttgcCCAACACTGCCCACATATCACTGCATGAAAAAGGCTAAATCTGGTAATATCTGGCAATATTAAACTGCCGTGTAACTTCAGGTTCGCTGGATGTATGTCGAAAATACTTGAGCCAAATTACACAAAAGGTATTGGTTACtgatgtaaccctcgttccatgatggagggaacggagacattATGTTGACTGACGAATGTCATCTAACTTGGGAGCCCCAATCACCTCTGAGTTTTAGAAAAATGGCCAATGGAATTGGCAAGCAGAATTTGCATGCAGCTACTCCCCGTAAATATGGGTATATAAGATAGCAGCACTCATTGTTACATGTTCACTGTTATCTTCCTTTAGTTTGACCCAGTTTTCCCCATTCTGTTTAATTAGTCATTTCTTTCACCTGTGTCTAGTTAATTATCTTAGTTCCCTTTGTTTGTCACGTGTATATATACCCTGTGTTTTCCTCCACTCCTTGTCCGTTCTCGTAAATGTTGCTGTGTTTCGTGTGATCCTGCCTgttttgtcattaaatactATTCTCTTTCATCCTTGTTCCTTGCTACACAGACGTAACATAAGAGAAGAACGGACCGATACAGTTTTGCAgcgttttcttttctttttgttttttttcccttcctgTCACTATGGACCCAGCAGTAACCCTCCTATGCCTGGAGCAGAGGGACCGCTCCCTggaagcacacacaaacacactttcccGACCGCTCGCTCTGTGTGTTTTACCATTCCAGCCTAAGCGAGTGGTCTCGGGCACGCCTCCCAGGGAGCAGTCCTCGGAAGGATTTCGCCGCATTCGTGGAGTGAGTGCTGGTGAATAACAGCTCGCCATTCACCATCGGCCCTGCGGAGGAGGACTTCGCCACCAGCCCCACTCCACTGCCAGAGACCAACTTACCACCACCAGCGAGCGACGCAACAGAGATGTTGTTAGAGCCCACCGCAGACTGTGGAGACCAGCCACCTGTGAGAGACGAACCCGTACCGAGGATAAGGACGGAGCCTTTCATCGCCTTGGAGCCCGGACCACTGACAGTGTCTGACCAGGTGCGTGAGCCGGCAACACCAGTCGTCGCTAAGGGAGTGATTGTGGAGATCAAGGGCTGGGAGGAAAGCCCCGCCCACACCACCACCGCAGTAGATGTGAGTTTGTTGAGCTCTGGCCATTATTTAGAAGAACTGAAGGATTTGTCTGAGGCTGATCTAATAGACTTTTTTGGAGAGGTGTTTCCCAACTCCCCAGTATCTCCAGCGCCCCCTATATCTCCAGAGTCTCCTGTTTCTCCAGCGCCTGTTTCTCCAGTGTCCCTTTTGTTTCCTGAGTCCCTGCCCAGCCTCTCTCTCCCGCCTCCTCGTCCAACCAGTTCCTCAGCCCCACCATCGCTGCTGTCCTTCAGCCCTTCATCTTCATTATGCCAGATCCCTACGGTCTTCTGTCCACCAGCTCCATCTCACACAGAGGGTGCCGTGTCTCCACCTCAAGCCTCTGTGCCCCCTGCTCCACCTCGGACAGTCGACACTCCGGTTCCACcgtggctcctccctccctcggctTCTCCAGCCTCCCTTGTCTTTCCGGCTCCGCCTTGGTCAGTCGTCCGCCTGCCTGCACCTATGGCTCCGTCTGGCTCCCCCTTCCCTCCAGATCCGCCTACATCCTCGGTCCCACTGGCTCAACCTCTGTCCTCTGGACGTCCGTCTTCACCTCAGATGCTCGTCGCCATGGCTCCACCTCGGTCTCCTGTACCATCGGCTGCGTGTGGGCTCTTCGGCTCATCGGCTACATCAGGGTCTCCATCGCTAGCTACGTCTCCGTTGGTCGTCCCCAGGGTATTGTCTGCCAACGCGTCGACACCACCACGGCTCCTCCCACCTGCGACTCCACCCTGGGGCCTCGTCATGGTTGGTCTCTGGACCAACATCTGGCTCCTCCTGCTCCGG from Ctenopharyngodon idella isolate HZGC_01 chromosome 18, HZGC01, whole genome shotgun sequence encodes:
- the LOC127499588 gene encoding extracellular calcium-sensing receptor-like, yielding MVFAINEINNNPNLLPNITLGYQIYDNCLRLGVAFRGATALVSGTEETFSDLNCNGPPPISYYATCSCLSDRKKYPSFFRTIPSDAFQVRAMVQILRHFGWTWVGLLYSDNDYGIYAAQSFQQEMQRFGHCVAFSEILPHVNNPRDIQRIMGVIHASTARVVVVFSASSLLIPLMDEALLQNMTSRQWFASEAWATSPVFRTPRFLPFLGGTLGIAIRRGEIKGLHDFLLHLRPNNDQRNNIVRVFWENMFGCSFETGDKETEGEQVKKVCTGQEDLSTTNSPYTDVSGLRASYNVYKAVYALAHALHDLMQCEDGRGPFSGNSCADTNLKPWQVRPIDIVHIFSRHIDELNVEKQNMCSILIQISDKNITPVLYTNCTAGSLPTKSELHHRLWGSCVI
- the LOC127500332 gene encoding extracellular calcium-sensing receptor-like, translated to MLTNKPYCKVLPNFLLKILPSVFCFWLFFSLPTDAVECMLCPDEFWSNPDRNQCVPKEVEFLSYEDPLGISLTTASLLGTCFCALVMIVFAYHHNTPIVRANNSELSFLLLVSLKLCFLCVLLFIGQPQLWTCQLRHAVFGISFVLCISCILVKTIVVIAVFKSSRPEGKGAMKWFGAVQQRCTVLVLTALQVVICAVWLSTASPTPHKNNQYIRSKIVYECAIGSVAGFSMLLGYIGLLAVVSFLLAFLARNLPDNFNEAKFITFSMLIFCAVWIAFVPTYVSSPGKYAVAVESFAILSSSFGLLVAIFAPKCYIILLHPERNTKKAIMGRETQKK
- the LOC127500329 gene encoding proline-rich protein 36-like, producing MLLEPTADCGDQPPVRDEPVPRIRTEPFIALEPGPLTVSDQVREPATPVVAKGVIVEIKGWEESPAHTTTAVDVSLLSSGHYLEELKDLSEADLIDFFGEVFPNSPVSPAPPISPESPVSPAPVSPVSLLFPESLPSLSLPPPRPTSSSAPPSLLSFSPSSSLCQIPTVFCPPAPSHTEGAVSPPQASVPPAPPRTVDTPVPPWLLPPSASPASLVFPAPPWSVVRLPAPMAPSGSPFPPDPPTSSVPLAQPLSSGRPSSPQMLVAMAPPRSPVPSAACGLFGSSATSGSPSLATSPLVVPRVLSANASTPPRLLPPATPPWGLVMVGLWTNIWLLLLRVSSWLLPPSTPPWTISLDCVLFCLPLFSSPSSRATTELC